The following coding sequences lie in one Notolabrus celidotus isolate fNotCel1 chromosome 6, fNotCel1.pri, whole genome shotgun sequence genomic window:
- the il34 gene encoding interleukin-34, translated as MVQPSTSAYLLGGLLGLFLLVPVQMTQTPASMCNPLKTLNESLSHRRRYMKHNFPINYSIRVHHNEIFKVSSIGKMKLLVEGLDELVLQRLWFQVNQGVLKKIIRVLPERHPSRPYTAQLESRFRDLEGVFVHSHPAEVFQQELPETIQDTWDHLTEEPDRVPPSSWRYASPKTLLDNLSHTMHCLFRECFASTEEQQDYCGVSRRRKRRKKDLKLKS; from the exons GCCTGTTTCTGTTGGTACCGGTTCAGATGACCCAGACACCTGCCAGCATGTGCAACCCGCTGAAGACACTCAACGAAAGCCTCAGCCACAGGCGACGATACATG AAGCACAACTTTCCCATCAACTACTCCATCAGGGTTCATCATAATGAAATCTTTAAAGTGTCCAGCATTGGCAAAATG AAGTTACTTGTGGAGGGGTTAGACGAGCTGGTTCTCCAGAGACTGTGGTTCCAGGTCAACCAAGGCGTGTTAAAAAAG ATCATCCGGGTTTTACCTGAGAGACATCCTTCGCGCCCGTACACTGCTCAGCTGGAGAGTCGCTTCAGAGATTTAGAGGGCGTCTTTGTACATTCACATCCTGCTGAG GTGTTCCAGCAGGAGCTTCCAGAAACCATCCAGGACACTTGGGATCACTTAACAGAAGAGCCTGACAGAGTGCCACCATCCAGCTGGAGATACGCTTCTCCAAAAACCCTCCTGGATAATCTGTCTCATACAATGCATTGCCTGTTCAGGGAGTGCTTTGCCAGCACAGAAGAACAGCAGGACT ACTGTGGTGTTTCCCGTCGGAGGAAACGCAGGAAGAAAGACCTCAAGCTCAAAAGCTGA